Proteins encoded by one window of Syntrophales bacterium:
- a CDS encoding aminoacyl-tRNA deacylase, which produces MKKENIPMTPAIRLLKEAGQSFTIKFYRYQEKGGTKAAARELKVDEHIIVKTIVMEDESGNPFLVLMHGDREVSTKSMARILGVKKVYLCDPKVAEKHTGYKVGGTSPFGTKKKLPVYVEETIMSLPYVLINAGGRGILAELSPKTIEELLNPVNVNVAI; this is translated from the coding sequence ATGAAGAAAGAAAATATCCCTATGACACCTGCTATAAGGCTGTTAAAAGAAGCAGGACAGTCATTCACGATCAAGTTCTACCGGTACCAGGAAAAGGGTGGCACAAAGGCTGCAGCGAGAGAACTTAAGGTAGATGAACACATAATAGTTAAGACCATCGTTATGGAAGACGAAAGTGGTAATCCTTTTTTGGTATTAATGCACGGTGACCGGGAAGTATCCACCAAATCCATGGCAAGAATATTAGGAGTTAAAAAGGTTTACCTCTGCGATCCCAAAGTTGCGGAGAAACACACCGGCTATAAAGTGGGTGGAACTTCTCCGTTCGGCACAAAAAAGAAGCTACCTGTTTACGTAGAAGAGACCATTATGTCACTACCCTATGTACTGATAAACGCAGGAGGACGAGGTATATTAGCAGAATTATCCCCTAAAACTATAGAGGAACTTTTAAATCCCGTAAATGTAAACGTAGCCATATAG
- the ilvN gene encoding acetolactate synthase small subunit, which translates to MEKKPRTLALTVNNKPDVLARVAGVLGGRGYNIETLCVDATMDPAYSKIILTTIQDKNTITKIEKQLMKLIDVHKVADITEIAHVTREMMLVRMKLTESNKGDLALIVNAYQGRVVTMNGDYCVIEITGDKEQIENALESLKPLGIDDMARTGIVALERQP; encoded by the coding sequence ATGGAAAAAAAACCACGCACACTGGCCTTGACCGTGAATAACAAACCTGACGTGCTCGCTCGCGTTGCAGGTGTTCTGGGAGGAAGAGGCTACAACATTGAAACCCTGTGTGTGGACGCCACAATGGATCCCGCGTACTCAAAGATAATTCTAACCACGATACAGGACAAAAACACTATAACGAAGATTGAGAAACAGCTCATGAAATTGATCGATGTGCACAAGGTTGCAGATATCACTGAAATAGCACACGTTACCAGAGAAATGATGCTCGTCCGCATGAAGTTAACGGAATCTAACAAAGGAGATCTCGCTCTTATTGTCAACGCCTATCAGGGACGGGTAGTTACAATGAACGGTGATTATTGTGTGATTGAAATAACTGGGGACAAAGAACAGATCGAAAATGCTCTTGAAAGCTTAAAGCCCCTAGGAATTGATGATATGGCCAGAACTGGAATAGTTGCATTAGAAAGACAACCCTAA
- the ilvB gene encoding biosynthetic-type acetolactate synthase large subunit, producing the protein MQLKGAEILIKVLEEEGVKTIFGYPGGVLLDIYDELYRSKIRHILVRHEQGAVHAADGYARASGEVGVVLVTSGPGAANTVTGIATAYMDSIPIVVLTGQVPTHLIGTDAFQEVDIIGITRPCTKHNFQVRRVEELAKTLHEAFHIARSGRPGPVLVDLPKDVIASTTEYFPQQRLKDEKVEFRPPSKKAFYVLDLLNEAKKPLILSGGGVILGRASEELRKLAWRTKIPVTSTLMGLGAFPGTDPLWLGMPGMHGTYYANMAISHCDLLIAIGVRFDDRVTGKIDNFASHAKIVHVDIDPSSINKNVMVDVPIVSDCRSALMTFNDLLEKQNFNVTYEQRKEWLELIEEWKREYPLTYAHSESEIKPQYVIETLYKLTKGKAIITTEVGQNQMWAAQFYKFDEPNRFLSSGGLGTMGYGFPAAIGAKIARPDMLVIDIAGDGSIQMNIQEMATAVQDNIPVKIVLINNGYLGMVRQWQQLFYGKRYSYSDIACQPDFLKLAEAYGWLGLKATKPEEVEPVLRKGLEYSGPAIMDFHVSREECVYPMVRPGGPLHEMTLGREMVN; encoded by the coding sequence TTGCAACTTAAAGGAGCTGAGATTCTCATTAAAGTTTTAGAGGAAGAAGGTGTGAAAACGATATTCGGCTACCCTGGTGGTGTTCTTCTTGACATATACGATGAACTCTACAGGAGCAAAATTAGACACATTCTAGTGCGTCATGAGCAGGGTGCGGTGCATGCCGCCGATGGTTATGCCAGAGCTTCCGGGGAAGTGGGTGTCGTCCTGGTTACGTCGGGACCTGGAGCAGCGAATACAGTAACAGGTATTGCTACTGCCTACATGGATTCCATACCCATAGTTGTTCTAACAGGTCAGGTTCCGACCCATCTTATAGGTACGGATGCATTTCAGGAAGTGGACATCATCGGTATTACCCGACCATGCACAAAACATAACTTCCAGGTCCGCCGGGTGGAAGAATTGGCTAAGACCCTTCATGAAGCATTTCACATTGCCCGCTCTGGGCGACCAGGACCAGTACTCGTGGACCTACCCAAAGACGTTATTGCATCCACAACAGAATATTTTCCCCAGCAAAGATTAAAAGATGAAAAAGTGGAGTTTAGGCCCCCGTCTAAGAAGGCCTTTTATGTTTTGGACCTTTTAAATGAAGCCAAAAAACCCCTGATACTATCAGGTGGTGGTGTGATACTCGGTAGAGCCTCGGAGGAGTTAAGAAAACTCGCCTGGCGAACGAAAATACCTGTAACGTCTACCCTTATGGGGCTGGGAGCTTTTCCAGGAACCGATCCTCTTTGGCTTGGCATGCCCGGCATGCATGGGACCTACTATGCCAATATGGCAATCAGCCACTGTGATCTGTTAATCGCCATTGGTGTGCGTTTTGACGATCGTGTAACAGGGAAAATTGACAACTTTGCTTCACACGCAAAAATCGTACACGTAGACATTGATCCCTCATCGATAAACAAAAACGTTATGGTGGATGTTCCCATTGTGAGTGACTGCAGAAGTGCTCTCATGACGTTCAACGACCTTCTGGAAAAGCAGAATTTCAACGTCACCTATGAACAGAGAAAGGAATGGCTTGAACTCATAGAAGAGTGGAAGCGAGAATACCCCCTTACCTATGCACACAGTGAATCGGAAATTAAACCCCAGTACGTTATAGAAACACTTTACAAATTGACGAAAGGAAAGGCAATCATAACCACCGAAGTGGGTCAGAATCAAATGTGGGCAGCTCAATTTTATAAATTTGACGAACCCAACAGATTTCTCTCCTCAGGAGGGCTGGGAACGATGGGTTACGGTTTTCCAGCTGCAATTGGCGCCAAAATCGCGCGTCCTGATATGCTCGTCATAGACATAGCTGGAGATGGAAGTATCCAGATGAACATCCAGGAGATGGCTACCGCTGTTCAGGATAACATCCCTGTGAAAATAGTTCTCATAAACAACGGGTATCTTGGGATGGTACGCCAGTGGCAACAGCTTTTTTACGGAAAACGCTACTCTTACTCCGATATAGCGTGTCAACCCGATTTTCTTAAATTAGCCGAAGCGTATGGGTGGCTAGGTCTGAAAGCCACAAAACCTGAAGAAGTAGAACCCGTCCTCAGGAAGGGCTTAGAATACTCGGGTCCGGCAATAATGGATTTCCATGTGTCACGAGAAGAGTGCGTTTACCCCATGGTTAGACCAGGCGGTCCACTCCACGAAATGACCCTAGGAAGAGAAATGGTAAATTGA
- the ilvC gene encoding ketol-acid reductoisomerase yields MAKLIIGDVVEEVITSEEFTLDMAREVLKDEVVAVLGYGVQGRGQALNMRDNGINVIVGSAGYNWNKAKEEGFEPGKTLFPMMEAAAKGTIIQFLVPDAQQKAMWPELKPHLTKGKALYFSHGFSIVYKDQTGVIPPPDIDVIMVAPKGAGRTVRDNFLAGSGINSSFAIYQDATGRARERTLAIGVAIGSGYLFPTTFEMEVYSDLTGERGVLMGCLAGILEAQYNELRKRGHSPSEAFNETVEELTQSLIPLVAENGMDWMYANCSTTAQRGALDWKNRFRDAVAPLFEELYDRVKSGKETEIVLSACAAPNYRDMLQKELEEMRSHEMWQAGAVLRSLRPERRRKK; encoded by the coding sequence ATGGCAAAACTAATCATCGGTGATGTGGTGGAAGAGGTTATAACATCCGAAGAATTTACTCTTGACATGGCCAGGGAAGTTCTAAAAGATGAAGTGGTTGCTGTTTTGGGTTATGGGGTACAGGGTAGAGGCCAAGCTCTGAATATGCGGGACAATGGCATAAACGTTATTGTTGGTTCCGCCGGTTATAACTGGAACAAGGCAAAGGAGGAAGGTTTCGAACCTGGAAAAACCCTTTTCCCCATGATGGAAGCAGCTGCAAAGGGTACCATTATCCAATTTCTGGTTCCCGATGCTCAACAGAAGGCCATGTGGCCCGAGTTAAAACCCCACCTCACAAAGGGCAAAGCCCTCTATTTCTCCCATGGTTTTTCCATAGTATACAAGGATCAGACCGGTGTCATTCCTCCCCCCGATATCGACGTTATAATGGTTGCTCCCAAAGGCGCGGGGAGAACCGTAAGGGACAATTTTTTGGCAGGCAGTGGCATCAATTCCAGTTTTGCCATCTACCAGGATGCCACGGGAAGAGCTAGGGAGAGAACCCTAGCGATCGGGGTTGCTATTGGTTCCGGTTATCTATTCCCCACAACCTTTGAAATGGAAGTTTACAGTGATCTGACTGGTGAAAGAGGGGTTCTGATGGGTTGCTTGGCGGGCATCCTAGAAGCTCAGTACAACGAACTTCGAAAGAGAGGTCACAGCCCCAGCGAAGCATTTAATGAAACAGTAGAGGAACTAACCCAGAGCTTGATCCCCCTGGTCGCAGAAAATGGAATGGACTGGATGTATGCAAACTGCAGCACCACTGCACAGAGAGGAGCCCTGGATTGGAAGAACCGTTTTCGTGATGCCGTAGCTCCTCTATTCGAGGAACTATACGACAGAGTGAAATCGGGAAAGGAGACAGAGATAGTTCTCAGCGCATGTGCAGCACCCAATTACCGTGATATGCTTCAAAAAGAACTTGAGGAAATGAGAAGCCATGAAATGTGGCAGGCAGGAGCTGTTCTTCGAAGCTTGCGGCCTGAAAGAAGAAGAAAAAAATAA
- a CDS encoding FAD-dependent oxidoreductase, with product MEFERLFTPVRIKGLEIRNRIVMLPMTTGYTEKDEEVGDRFINFFAERAKGGTGLIIIPFSPVKAGSPVEPGLYDDRFLPGIRRLTGEIHKHGARTAAQLIISYHVVFKEGKPEVVAPSAVVNQLLRVMPRELTEDEITYIVKECGKAARRAREGGFDAVEILVGGGYLLNRFLSPISNKRNDRYGGSLENRMRIILEVIDAMKKEAGEDFIYSCRLNVEEQMPGGHTIEDSKIVAKILEEAGIDIINVYTGWHESTVPTVAPSLPRGAFAHLAAQIKATVSVPVIAANRINSPFVAEEILADGKADLVGMGRALMADPFLPNKAREGRWKEIIPCLACSHCLTEVMACYRKWGEPATTYCAVNPEAGREGTDLLKVPDVKKKVYVIGGGPAGMEAAIIAAVRGHKVSLFEEHGRLGGRLSLAAIPPYKEEITDLINSFSERLKRAEVDVRLNTRVDEALIEEEKPDVVIVATGAETTIPEIPGVDLPHVVTAEDVLQDVRRVRGNVIVIGGGMVGCETAEHVLLRGEGISSVTILEMLDRMADNVSPTYRPFFLARLKSEGIRMKTGVKVVGITKEGVQVEYNGKVETVEGDYVIIAVGFKADQEKTRIFLGKTPEVYFVGDCVQARMIKDAILEGFEIGRSI from the coding sequence GTGGAATTTGAGAGATTGTTCACACCGGTTAGGATAAAGGGTTTGGAGATCCGAAACCGTATAGTTATGTTACCGATGACAACGGGATATACGGAGAAGGATGAGGAGGTGGGGGATCGATTCATAAATTTCTTTGCTGAGCGTGCCAAGGGGGGAACAGGCCTCATTATTATACCTTTTTCGCCTGTAAAAGCCGGTTCCCCTGTGGAACCCGGCCTTTACGATGATCGTTTTTTGCCGGGGATTAGGAGATTGACAGGTGAGATTCATAAGCATGGAGCAAGGACTGCAGCCCAACTGATAATTTCATATCATGTGGTCTTTAAAGAGGGCAAACCTGAAGTTGTTGCACCATCGGCGGTTGTTAATCAGTTGCTTAGGGTAATGCCAAGAGAATTAACGGAGGACGAGATTACGTATATCGTCAAAGAATGCGGAAAGGCGGCCCGCCGGGCTAGGGAAGGGGGTTTTGATGCCGTGGAGATCCTCGTTGGTGGCGGTTATCTGCTGAATAGATTTCTTTCGCCCATAAGCAACAAGCGGAATGATCGGTATGGTGGTAGTCTCGAGAATCGTATGCGGATTATTCTGGAAGTAATTGATGCCATGAAGAAGGAGGCAGGTGAGGATTTTATTTATAGTTGCCGACTCAATGTGGAAGAGCAGATGCCGGGGGGACATACAATTGAAGATTCGAAGATTGTGGCGAAGATTCTGGAAGAAGCAGGTATTGATATTATTAATGTTTACACCGGTTGGCATGAGTCCACAGTCCCTACGGTTGCCCCATCGCTGCCTAGGGGGGCATTTGCACATCTTGCTGCTCAGATTAAGGCAACTGTGTCGGTGCCTGTTATTGCGGCAAATCGCATAAACAGTCCCTTTGTTGCAGAAGAGATTCTTGCGGATGGAAAAGCGGATCTGGTGGGAATGGGGAGGGCTCTCATGGCGGATCCGTTTCTTCCCAACAAGGCTCGGGAGGGCAGATGGAAAGAGATTATCCCTTGTCTCGCATGTTCTCACTGTCTTACGGAGGTTATGGCCTGCTACAGGAAGTGGGGAGAACCTGCGACAACTTACTGTGCTGTAAACCCAGAAGCAGGACGGGAGGGCACTGACCTCCTGAAGGTACCAGACGTAAAGAAAAAAGTTTATGTAATAGGAGGTGGACCCGCCGGTATGGAGGCGGCTATTATCGCGGCAGTTAGAGGCCACAAAGTTTCTCTGTTCGAGGAACACGGGAGGTTAGGAGGGCGTTTGTCATTGGCAGCCATTCCTCCTTATAAAGAAGAGATAACAGATTTGATTAACAGTTTTTCAGAACGGTTGAAAAGAGCTGAAGTGGATGTGAGATTGAACACGAGAGTTGATGAGGCTCTAATTGAAGAGGAAAAACCAGATGTAGTCATTGTGGCCACCGGGGCCGAGACCACAATTCCCGAAATACCCGGTGTGGATCTGCCGCATGTGGTCACAGCAGAGGATGTTCTGCAGGACGTAAGAAGAGTAAGAGGAAACGTGATTGTAATCGGGGGTGGCATGGTGGGTTGTGAAACAGCGGAGCACGTTTTGCTCAGGGGGGAAGGGATATCTTCGGTCACAATTTTAGAGATGCTTGACCGTATGGCTGATAATGTATCGCCTACATATCGGCCGTTTTTCCTTGCCCGTTTAAAAAGTGAAGGGATAAGAATGAAAACAGGTGTTAAGGTTGTAGGGATAACGAAGGAGGGTGTTCAGGTTGAGTATAACGGCAAGGTGGAAACTGTGGAAGGTGACTATGTGATCATAGCTGTGGGTTTCAAAGCTGATCAAGAAAAAACAAGAATTTTTTTAGGTAAAACCCCAGAAGTTTACTTTGTGGGAGATTGTGTCCAGGCACGCATGATCAAAGATGCCATACTCGAGGGTTTCGAGATAGGGAGGTCGATCTAA
- the ilvD gene encoding dihydroxy-acid dehydratase, whose product MRSDLMKKGLERAPHRALFKAMGYTDEEIHRPMVGVINSFNEIIPGHIHLRTITEDVKAGVRLAGGTPVEFPVIGICDGIAMGHEGMKYSLASRELIADSIESMVMAHPFDALVMVTNCDKIVPGMLMAALRVNIPTIVISGGPMLAGHYQGRTIDLISVFEGIGQVKARKISQKELLEIENRACPGCGSCSGMYTANSMNCMTEALGLGLPGNGTIPAISAQRRRLAKDAGMRIMYLLKNNIKPRDIATLEAFKNAIAVDMALGCSTNTVLHLTAIAYEAGINLDLALFNEISAKTPNLCKLSPAGSHHLEDLDAAGGVPAVMKRISSLGLIDETLITVTGKTVGENIKNALVLDDDVIRPLEKPYHSEGGLAILKGNLAPEGAVVKQSAVDKSMLVREGPARVFNSEEEAIQAILGGKIKPGDVVVIRYEGPKGGPGMREMLAPTSAIAGMGLDTTVALLTDGRFSGGTRGAAIGHISPEAAEGGPIALVNEGDIIAIDIPGKKITLKVSTEELRKRKKTFKPKEPAIKTGYLARYSKLVTSASTGAILKY is encoded by the coding sequence ATGCGCAGTGATCTGATGAAAAAAGGGTTAGAAAGGGCCCCCCACAGAGCGCTTTTCAAAGCTATGGGTTACACAGATGAGGAAATCCATCGCCCTATGGTTGGTGTTATCAATTCTTTCAACGAAATCATTCCCGGGCACATACATCTACGAACGATAACTGAAGACGTAAAAGCGGGCGTAAGACTCGCCGGGGGCACTCCTGTGGAGTTTCCTGTAATTGGGATATGCGATGGTATTGCCATGGGGCATGAAGGCATGAAGTATTCCCTTGCGAGTAGGGAACTTATTGCTGACTCCATTGAATCGATGGTAATGGCCCATCCATTTGACGCCTTGGTGATGGTAACCAACTGCGACAAGATCGTACCTGGAATGCTCATGGCAGCCCTAAGAGTGAACATCCCCACGATCGTCATAAGTGGGGGACCTATGTTGGCTGGTCACTACCAGGGAAGAACAATTGACCTTATAAGTGTCTTTGAAGGAATCGGGCAAGTAAAGGCTAGAAAAATCTCTCAGAAGGAACTTTTGGAGATTGAAAACAGAGCCTGTCCAGGATGTGGTTCCTGCTCCGGTATGTACACGGCTAATTCTATGAATTGCATGACGGAGGCCCTGGGACTGGGACTACCGGGAAACGGCACCATCCCCGCAATCAGTGCCCAGAGGAGACGTTTAGCCAAAGATGCGGGTATGAGAATCATGTACCTTCTGAAAAACAACATCAAACCTCGTGACATAGCCACCCTAGAAGCCTTCAAAAATGCCATTGCAGTGGATATGGCCCTTGGGTGTTCAACAAATACGGTGCTTCACCTTACAGCCATTGCCTATGAGGCGGGCATAAACCTAGATCTCGCTCTTTTTAACGAGATAAGTGCCAAAACACCAAACCTTTGCAAACTAAGTCCCGCTGGGTCCCATCATCTTGAAGATCTCGATGCCGCTGGAGGAGTTCCAGCGGTCATGAAAAGAATCTCCTCCCTAGGGCTCATAGATGAAACCTTAATCACAGTCACAGGAAAGACAGTAGGTGAAAACATAAAAAATGCCCTCGTTCTTGATGATGACGTTATAAGGCCCCTCGAAAAACCCTACCATAGCGAAGGAGGTTTAGCTATTCTCAAAGGTAATCTGGCACCAGAAGGTGCCGTTGTGAAACAGTCGGCGGTTGACAAAAGTATGCTTGTGAGGGAAGGTCCCGCTCGTGTCTTTAATTCAGAGGAAGAAGCCATCCAAGCCATCCTCGGCGGAAAAATAAAACCTGGCGATGTGGTGGTCATTCGCTATGAGGGTCCAAAGGGTGGGCCTGGTATGAGAGAAATGCTGGCCCCCACATCTGCCATTGCTGGTATGGGACTAGACACTACCGTTGCCCTCCTAACGGACGGGAGATTCAGCGGTGGAACGAGAGGGGCCGCCATAGGACACATTTCACCGGAAGCGGCTGAAGGTGGACCCATTGCTTTAGTGAATGAGGGTGACATCATCGCCATCGATATTCCCGGCAAAAAAATCACATTGAAAGTATCAACTGAAGAATTGAGAAAACGAAAGAAGACTTTCAAGCCTAAAGAGCCGGCGATAAAAACTGGATACCTTGCCCGTTACTCAAAACTCGTTACCTCAGCGAGCACAGGGGCAATACTTAAATACTGA